Sequence from the Paenibacillus riograndensis SBR5 genome:
AATCTCCAGCATTTCAATTCCTTTGGCGATATGCATGATATCCCTCCGTTACAAAAGATAGGTTTGTGCCGTTAGGCTAATGCATATCATACGCAAATCCGTTTTTGTTTTCAATACTCAAATATAATATTATAACACAAATATTTATTTTTGTCAATGGGTTAAACAGTGAATAATTTAGGCTTTATGTAAAGCTGGCTTTACATTTCATATGGGGCATGATATGCTATATGTAAAGCTAGCTTTACATAACCGGGAGGAACAGCAATGAAGAATAAGCTTGAGGCAATCCGGAAGCAGCAGGGCATCAAGCAAGAAGAACTCGCGGAGGCTTTGGAGGTATCAAGACAGACGATCTGCTCCCTGGAGAACGGGAGGTATAATCCGTCGATCATTCTGGCTTTTAAGCTGGCGAGATACTTCAAACTGAGCATCGAGGATATTTTTGAATATGAGGAGGAGGGGTAGTGTGAGGAAGGGCGGCTTGTGGCTGTATGCGGGCTTGGCAGTGATTGGTGCAGTTGCCTTATACGTCGGCGGGTTTGTTCTAAGCGGGGAAGGAATGGTTTCCGGATTATGTATCGGACTAGGGGCGGCTGTATTTTGTCTGGGGATGGGGAACTTTATAAGCAGCCTGCTGACATCAAAGCCTGAAACCGATGAACGCGCCCGCCGGAAGGCTGTCGAAGTCCAGGATGAGCGGAATATCCGCCTCCGGGAAAAGGTGGGCTCGACCATTAACCGGGTGCTTGTGTATGCGTTAAGTATTCTGGTGCTGGCCCTTGGGTTTATGGGCGCGGGTATTACCATCATTCTTATGGTCTCATCGCTGCTGCTGCTGGAGCTGGTGCTGGCAATCGGGTTATCCAATTACTATACTAAGAGAATGTGAAGCTGAATGTATATAAAGTGAACTTGAAAAAGTAACAAAAGGGAAAAGGGATGGAGGGGAAGTTTGGATACTTACGGAGCGAATGCGTCCGCCTTTGTCTGCGGATTTCCACCGCGAAGAGCGGTAATAATCAAGAAATCTGCAGATGGGCAGCGGCCGGAAGTCCAAACATTCTCCGTAGTCCCGACGAAGTCCCTAATGTAAATATCTTAAGTTCACTCTATATAGCTTAAATATCAGGGGAGGTTGATGGGAGTGGAGACATTTCTTGCTGTGCTTTTAATGCTGGGACTGATCGCAGTCTCCAACATCGTGAACCGGTTTATCCCTTTTGTGCCGGTTCCCCTGATCCAGATTGGACTGGGTGTTATTGCTGCGGTAATTCCAACGGGCATCCATATGTCCTTTGAGCCGGAGCTGTTTTTTGTGCTGTTCATTGCGCCGCTGCTGTTCAATGACGGGAGGCGCACACCGCGCGACGAGCTGTGGAATCTCAGGGCGCCCATTCTGCTGCTGGCGCTGGGGCTGGTTTTTGCCACAGTATTTGTGGCCGGGTACGCCATCCACTGGATGATTCCGTCGATACCGCTGGCTGCTTCCTTTGCCCTCGCAGCGATTCTATCGCCTACGGATGCCGTTGCGGTCAGCTCACTGGCCGGGAAGGTGCATCTGCCGAAGAGTATCCACCGCATACTTGAAGGCGAGTCGCTGATGAATGACGCTTCCGGTCTGGTCGCCTTCAAGTTTGCCATTGCGGCGGCAGTTACCGGAATGTTTTCGCTGCCCAAGGCGACGGTCAGCTTTGTGCTGATCGCGGCAGGGGGCCTGCTGCTTGGCGCACTGCTGTCATTTGTGCTGATCCGGCTCAGTGTATTTATCCGCAGGTTCGGTATGGAGGATGTCACAATTCATGTGCTGCTGCAGATTCTCACGCCATTTATTATTTATTTAGTCAGCGAAGAAATCGGCGTGTCCGGTATCCTCGCCGTGGTAGCAGGCGGCGTGATGTTTGCCATTGAGAAGGACCGTGCCGTGTCTCCGCAATACAAACTGCAGCTTGTATCGGCAAGCACGTGGTCGGTGCTGCTGCTCATCCTGAATGGCCTGGTCTTTCTGATCCTTGGCGTATCCGTTCCCGACGTCATGGAGGTGATCTACCACGACAGCAGCTTGAACAACTTCATGGTGGCAGGTTATGTGCTGGCGATTACGGCGCTGCTGATTGTGCTGCGGTTTCTCTGGGTATATGCTTATTCCCTGTTTGAGAGCCGCAGGCTGAAGACACCGAGATCACCGCTGAAGTCACAGCTGATTACTTCAATCTCGGGTGTGCGCGGGGCGGTAACGCTGGCCGGGGCTTTCTCTATTCCGCTTGTATTGGGAGACGGTTCGCCGTTCCCGCAGCGGGATCTGATTATTGCCCTTGCGGCCGGGGTTATTCTGATGTCGCTGATCATTGCCAGCATCTTTTTGCCGCTGCTGGCCGGTGAGCAAGAGACGGCTGTGGTGGAGAGCGTCCAGGTCAGTTCGGAGCTGACCGCAAGATCCGTGGTCATTGACGCCGGCATGAGCATGCTGCGCAGCCTGATCTCGGAGAACCCCCAGCCCGCGAATCAGCCGGCACTACTGGAATTCACGGACAAAATCGACAAGCTCTGCGTTCCGAGAGCAGCCGATGATCCGGAAGCGGAACGCTTCCGGCAGCTGGGAATTCAGGCTAAGCGGAGTGCAATTGCCGCGGAGCGTTCGGAACTCCGGAGGATGCTGGAGAATGGCTCCATCGCTGCTCCTGTAGCGTCGAAGATGGAAGAGCTGCTCGATCACAAGGAAGCCTTGATGTGCAAGCGGCTGGACACGCAGATCAAATTCTCGCTT
This genomic interval carries:
- a CDS encoding helix-turn-helix transcriptional regulator, with protein sequence MKNKLEAIRKQQGIKQEELAEALEVSRQTICSLENGRYNPSIILAFKLARYFKLSIEDIFEYEEEG
- a CDS encoding Na+/H+ antiporter; this translates as METFLAVLLMLGLIAVSNIVNRFIPFVPVPLIQIGLGVIAAVIPTGIHMSFEPELFFVLFIAPLLFNDGRRTPRDELWNLRAPILLLALGLVFATVFVAGYAIHWMIPSIPLAASFALAAILSPTDAVAVSSLAGKVHLPKSIHRILEGESLMNDASGLVAFKFAIAAAVTGMFSLPKATVSFVLIAAGGLLLGALLSFVLIRLSVFIRRFGMEDVTIHVLLQILTPFIIYLVSEEIGVSGILAVVAGGVMFAIEKDRAVSPQYKLQLVSASTWSVLLLILNGLVFLILGVSVPDVMEVIYHDSSLNNFMVAGYVLAITALLIVLRFLWVYAYSLFESRRLKTPRSPLKSQLITSISGVRGAVTLAGAFSIPLVLGDGSPFPQRDLIIALAAGVILMSLIIASIFLPLLAGEQETAVVESVQVSSELTARSVVIDAGMSMLRSLISENPQPANQPALLEFTDKIDKLCVPRAADDPEAERFRQLGIQAKRSAIAAERSELRRMLENGSIAAPVASKMEELLDHKEALMCKRLDTQIKFSLTEIQRLFSGLFSGRLNGDEGRQAAQNAESARTAKISMCQAAISAVSADMSEENRLVSQKVIDKYEQMESRLIEGEGWIKDGVVDDQKLELKLQAIQEQRNTVQQMYQDGAINLKIAGKLRKFVDQLETAIWED